A window of the Helianthus annuus cultivar XRQ/B chromosome 4, HanXRQr2.0-SUNRISE, whole genome shotgun sequence genome harbors these coding sequences:
- the LOC110936684 gene encoding pathogenesis-related protein 1B has product MVSFKLQYALIWFLIIAIFHSTHAQNSQTDYLNAHNTARAQVGVGNMVWNTTLATFAQNYANRRIQDCNLVDSNGPYGENLAKGRGSFIGTAAVNLWVSEKQYYDRGTNTCASGRVCEHYTQVVWRNSIQLGCASVQCANGWWFIICNYSPRGNIIGQPPY; this is encoded by the coding sequence ATGGTATCATTCAAACTTCAGTATGCACTTATTTGGTTTTTAATTATTGCCATTTTTCACAGCACCCATGCACAAAACTCCCAAACTGACTACTTAAATGCTCATAATACGGCGCGTGCCCAAGTGGGTGTTGGAAACATGGTATGGAACACGACTCTAGCCACCTTTGCTCAGAACTATGCTAACCGAAGGATACAAGACTGCAATCTCGTGGACTCAAATGGACCTTATGGTGAGAATCTTGCCAAGGGTCGTGGTTCATTCATAGGTACCGCAGCTGTGAATTTATGGGTAAGTGAAAAACAATATTATGATCGTGGAACCAATACATGTGCTAGTGGAAGGGTTTGTGAACACTATACTCAAGTGGTGTGGCGTAATTCTATACAACTCGGGTGTGCTAGTGTTCAGTGTGCCAATGGTTGGTGGTTCATTATCTGTAACTATTCTCCCCGAGGAAACATCATTGGCCAACCTCCTTACTAG